A region from the Arachis ipaensis cultivar K30076 chromosome B01, Araip1.1, whole genome shotgun sequence genome encodes:
- the LOC107607254 gene encoding TBC1 domain family member 17-like encodes MSFDSLLVELRSSTPLLIELRSSLLVFITAGHCSIITTRVFCKILVFGIILQGSASVMLRSDSTKVSSPHKRDDAEIVFLKDNVAIHPTQFASERISGRLKLFKQGTSLFMTWVPYKGHRSEASLSEKERSLYTIRAVPFTDIRSIRRHSPALGWQYIIVVLSSGLAYPPLYFYSGGVKEFLATIKQHVLLLRSAEDANVFLES; translated from the exons ATGAGCTTCGATTCTCTGCTCGTTGAGCTTCGATCCTCTACTCCTCTTCTCATTGAGCTTCGATCCTCTCTGCTCGTGTTCATCACCGCCGGTCACTGTTCGATTATCACTACTCGTGTTTTTTGTAAGATTCTCGTTTTTGGAATTATTCTGCAG GGTTCTGCTAGCGTCATGCTGCGAAGCGACAGTACTAAGGTGAGCTCGCCTCATAAGCGGGATGATGCTGAGATTGTGTTTTTGAAGGACAATGTAGCAATTCATCCAACGCAGTTTGCATCAGAAAGAATTAGTGGAAGACTGAAGCTGTTTAAGCAAGGCACTTCCTTGTTCATG ACTTGGGTTCCTTACAAAGGCCATAGGTCAGAGGCGAGCCTTTCTGAGAAAG AGAGAAGCCTTTACACCATAAGAGCGGTGCCCTTCACTGACATTAGGTCCATCCGGAGGCATTCACCTGCACTTGGATGGCAATATATCATTGTTGTTCTATCATCAG GACTTGCATATCCTCCACTGTACTTCTATAGTGGAGGAGTCAAAGaattccttgctacaattaagCAACATGTTCTTCTTCTGAG ATCCGCCGAAGATGCAAATGTGTTCCTTGAATCCTAA